AAGAGTAAAGAGTGTTCATATCAACACATTTTGATATGAATACAGacatgtttcattcccctctccaaccgatgagggatctcacaatccacccccttgaggacccagcgtcctcgcttgATACATcgtttggtgtctggctctgataccattagtaaaACCCAAGCGTACCgccagcaaatattgtccgttttggcccgatACGTACCGTTGTCagcctcaaagttttaaaacgcgtctactagggagaggcttccacactcttacaaggaatgtttcgttcccctctacaaccaatgtgggatctcacaatccaccctccttggggcccaacgttctcgttggcacatcgtctaacatctagctctgataccattagtaaagcccaagcacaccgctagcagatattgtccgctttggcccgttgcataccgttgtcagcctcacgattttgaaacgcatctactaaggaaaggcttccacacccttataagaaatgtgtcgttctcctctacaaccaatgtgggatctcacaatccccattgggggcccaacgtccttgctggcacatcccctggtgtctggctctgataccatttataacaacccaaacgcaacgctagcagatattatccgctttagcccgttatgtatcattgtcaatctcacgattttaaatcgcgtctactagagagaggctTCCAAACCCttacaagaaatattttgttccacACCCGATGTGACATCTCTCAAACTTTGAAGAGAAGATTGGATCTTAGATAAGGGAAGAACTAAAACACTAACTGGGCCCTTTCCATCACAAGAGAATTTAGATAAGAACTAGGGAGATCGAAGTAGCTGGAAATTCTCTTGTTCAACAGATCATAAAACTAAATCATACACTTCTTTCACATAAAATCAATTCCAACACAAACCAGATCAGATATACACAAATCCCACAGCAAAACTTACACATCAAAACAACTCAAGAACAATAaaccaatccaatccaatccaaacaTATTCAAACAATCCAGTCAAGCAGATTCCAGATTAAACACATTTCCCCTCTCAAAATCGGGACAATCAAGACAATCATGAACACAAACCCATCTGCTACCATTCGATGTaataatgaaaacaaaaaacatgaaTCAAGGCGTTACCATTTTTGACGTTCGATGGTTGCGGAAGATCACAATGAACAGAGAAATCGAAGAAGACGATTGATATAGAGATAGAGAAATGTTTGTTGAGCGATgagagaatgaaaagaagaggGAGTTGAAGAATGGATGAACAAAATTCGGGGGTTACATTCGGTGGTTGAGAGGGTTAATTACGGCGGCAGTGAGTGATTCAAATACCGCCAGAGGAGCGTGTCGTATTTTGGTGTAAACAAAACGATGATGAGCTTCGGCTTCAACAAAAGCCCAAACCGGATAAACTCAaacaaattcttaattaattaattaatggtgaattatttaattcaatttagaaatttattttcaaatttgcaaTTAAGTCCCTAGTACTTCATGgtcatattttaataaaattatatatttgggCCTTTTGAGTAATTTTCACTTTCTTGTTCCTTTTGGAGTAATTTTcgcttttttttgttccttttttagtaattttcaCTTCATAAGTCATATATGTGAGCCGATTGAGCGGCTGAGCCAGTTGAGCTGTGGTTCACGCGCCGGTTTAGATATTTGTTGGGCGTTGACTATGTTAATTGTGGCTAAATTTTGTTGACTTTGAGTCCAATCCCaatctttatttttggaattgtttttttaatgcacttttttaaatacaaaattagttttaaattaaaacatttacattttttaatacattgaAAATGTTTTGCTAATCACGAGACTCGCtactaacatatattgtctgttttagcccattacgtatccttgtcagtctcacagttttggAACATGTCTGTTGacagtttccacacccttataagaaatgttttgttgtcctctccaatcgatgtgagatcttacaatccactgCTTTGAGGGCACACCACTCGATATATGagtctgataccatttgaaacagctcaagtccactactagcagatattgtccgctttgatccgttatgtattgccgtcaacctcacgattttaaaatgcatttattagggaaagattttaacactcttataagaaatgcttatTTTCCACTGATACGAGATCTCATGTCGTTGCAATGTTAGATGAAGATACCTGTTGTAGTGATCTCCATAGACAAGTAGTAGCAATTGTCACATAGAGGAAGGTGATGATTATCGGAGGTCCGTAGTGGCAGCAAGTGCTAGCGATTGGGGCAATGGTGGTGGTGGCAGGCACTAACAGTGAGGATGAGcggtagagagagagagaggcttCAGCAACAGGTGATGAGTGCATGTCATATATACATACAGGTTTCAACGACGGGCGATGGGTGCGTGTCGTATACACATATAGGTTTTAACGTCGGGTGATGGGTGCATGCCATATATACGTATACATACGTACATACACACGCTTCAACAATGGGTGATGGATGCGTgtcatacatacatacatatacatgcatgcatacatGATGGGTGagcataaaaatttaaattttatattgtattaaaaagaaaagaaaaaaagaaaaagaaaaaaaaaggaaactattaaaataaaaagaacgTGGTGTCCGGGGGAGGCCAAAAACCCTAACCCCTGAATATCATCTCTGTTGTAGTGTGGTTATTCGCTCTTCCCATCGGCCGATCAAATCAGATGGCTTTCTTCTCCACTGTGAGGCGCGTTCTTAATggatcttcctcttcttcttccgttCTCCGATCACAGTGGACTTCTTTTCGTCTCAGCTCAACTCTCACATCGCCTAAGCTCTTCATCAGTGGTACGTTTCGCAGAAAAAAACAATCAGCTCGTAACGCCTTTTTTTTACCcctttgattttgttaatttcaTCCATTTGGATATTGAGAATGATATGGAATTTGGTATTAGGctctaatttttgtttggatgCTGAGAAATTTCTGAGATTGCTGCTACCCCTTTATCTCTTATACTTGATCGATTAGTTTCGGTCGGAGCACTAAATGGAGTAATTGTTAAACGATTATGCTCTGTTCTGTTCCATTCTTTGCACTCTATTTCTGGTCTTTCTCTTCAAGCGGAAGGAAGCTTCTTTCCCTATATGAACTTGTGAAATTACTTCGCTGTTTAGTAAGTGGGGGGATTTGTTTTGGCGAATGAAATTAGAAATGTATTCCGACTTTATTTGTACCTGTAAAATACGTAGATTTGTGTGCCTGCTTGATGTCTCGAACAATTCTTGCATTGGAAAGTTCCAAGAAATCTTTGCTAATTCATGTTTATGCGACTCGATATGCGCTTTGCGTTTGAAGGTTTGCTATTTGGCTGACAAAACTTGCAGTACAATGGAGTACTAAAATTTTTTCCCTCCCCCCCACCCCATAGAAAAGCATTGATGAACCTTCTCATTTCTGGGTTTCtatttctttgtcttctttcAGAGGGGTTTTTTCTTAGTACTATAGTGAACCTCCATCTATCTCTAGAATGATAAGATATTGTTCACGTTGGACATAAACTAAACGCTCATCACATTACTTTTGGCTTTTCCAAAATgactcataccaatgaagataattgtaacggctcaagcccactgctagcagatattgtcatctttattttcttgttcgagctttcccttttgggcttaccttcaaggtttttaaaacgcatctactagggagaggtttccactcccATATGAGACAATTTGGtcgagtggtctaaggtgcaccttccttttcggtggctcaatcTTGAAAACTCCAAAGTTAAGCGTGTTTTGTTTGGAACATTCTATgttgggccgttacatatggtatcagagccagacaatgggaggggtggacacaaggcggtgtgccagcaaggatgctagcctcgaaggggggtgaattgaggggtcccacatcaattggagaagggaacgagtgccagtgaggatgctagaccctgaagggggtggattgtgagatcccacatcggttgaggagaagaacgaaacattctttttaagggtgtggaaacctctacctagcagacgtgttttaaaaaccttgaggaaacccgaaagagaaagttcaaagaggacaatatttccTAGCAGGGGGCTTGTGCCGTTACAATAATTGTCATCCCTTAAATATCCATGACCACTCTCTTCCTTAGCCCATGTGGAATTTTGTTTCCACTCATAACTGTTCTTGTCCTTTCTTCACAATTTGATTATTACTAAgtgatataatatatatgtttcaTGGGTCTAcacttttcttaaatattattcttaaatGTTGTTGTTATGATAAACAAgtagtttaaaaattatagtaatagaaaattttcttgttaTGGTTGGATATTGAATGACCTCCACATGATGTGTTTCATAATCTAATATTCTTTATGAACTTGCATCAGCCTAAGTTTTGATCTGTGGCTGAGCCATGATGAACTGTTTGGCCTGTTTTGGATTGGTTTCATTCTTATAAAATGCACAGGTCTTTCAAGATTAACAACAGACGAGAAGCTCCAGGAAGCCTTTACTTCCTTCGGTCAGCTTGTAGAAGGTCCAACTCTCTCACCCTCTCTCAAATTTACAATTCCATGAACATCTGTTGCAGAGTACCCCATGTTGACATTGCCTCAACATTTGTACAGCGAAAGTTATAACCGATAGGGCGACGGGAAGATCAAAGGGGTTCGGGTTTGTAACGTACAGTACAATAGAAGAGGCTGAGAAAGCAAGAGAAGGAATGAACGCCAAGTTTCTGGATGGGTGGGTTATTTTTGTCGATCCTGCCAAACCCAGGGAGCCGAGGCCGCCTCCTCCACAGCCTCAATCTGCTGAGACCTCTGaatttggtatcagaacaAACAAGACAATTGGTTGGTGTGGTTGATTGATTGGTTGCAAAATCTATATGAAACTTCATAtgattttggtcattttttcATATTGTTCATCATCATCCATGGGTAGTGTAGTATAGATAAGTTTCATGAGACAATACCTTCGGAGCCTGAAAGGgtaaatttttgttatatgTATGGATTCAGAAAGAGGGGAAAGGAgcttttcattaattattattattattatttgcatacttgttttattaattagatttaaattataattcaactGTTAATGcatatcttattttataaaaggTACGAAGTTTGGGAAAATGTTGgttttccaaataaataaatacagcGCGTGTGGTTCACTTTCCCATTTTATTGACTTCATTTCAAACTGTCATCACCGTTGAAAGCCCGTCGTTAACTTCCCTCCAATTTTCACCTtgttttttctgtttgtttcccgagaaaatatttttttgtgttcacCAATGGACTCTCGTGGAAAGGGTAAGAAAGGCGCTGCCGGCACAAgcgacggcggcggcggcggcggcggcggctcCAAGAAGAAGTCAGTGTCTCGTTCCGTGAGAGCCGGCCTCCAATTTCCGGTCAGCAGAATCGGGC
This sequence is a window from Cucurbita pepo subsp. pepo cultivar mu-cu-16 chromosome LG19, ASM280686v2, whole genome shotgun sequence. Protein-coding genes within it:
- the LOC111781004 gene encoding organelle RRM domain-containing protein 2, mitochondrial codes for the protein MAFFSTVRRVLNGSSSSSSVLRSQWTSFRLSSTLTSPKLFISGLSRLTTDEKLQEAFTSFGQLVEAKVITDRATGRSKGFGFVTYSTIEEAEKAREGMNAKFLDGWVIFVDPAKPREPRPPPPQPQSAETSEFGIRTNKTIGWCG